One segment of Danio aesculapii chromosome 3, fDanAes4.1, whole genome shotgun sequence DNA contains the following:
- the LOC130221267 gene encoding ferritin, middle subunit-like produces the protein METSQIRQNYVRDCEAAINKMINLELYAGYTYTSMAHYFKRDDVALPGFAKFFKKNSEEEREHAEKFMEFQNKRGGRIVLQDIKKPDRDVWGNGLIAMQCALQLEKNVNQALLDLHKLATEMGDPHLCDFLESHYLDEQVEAIKKLGDHITNLSKMDAGNNRMAEYLFDKHTLDS, from the exons ATGGAGACTTCTCAGATTCGCCAGAACTACGTCCGCGACTGCGAGGCTGCGATCAACAAGATGATCAATCTGGAGCTTTACGCTGGATACACCTACACCTCCATG GCTCACTACTTCAAACGGGACGATGTGGCTCTTCCTGGATTTGCCAAGTTCTTCAAGAAGAACAGCGAGGAGGAGCGTGAACATGCTGAGAAGTTCATGGAGTTCCAGAACAAGAGAGGTGGACGCATTGTCCTTCAGGACATCAAG AAGCCTGATCGTGATGTGTGGGGAAATGGACTGATTGCTATGCAGTGTGCTCTTCAGCTGGAGAAGAACGTCAACCAGGCTCTGTTGGACCTGCATAAGCTTGCCACAGAGATGGGAGACCCTCAT CTGTGTGATTTCCTGGAGTCTCACTACCTGGATGAGCAGGTTGAGGCCATCAAGAAGCTTGGTGACCACATCACTAACCTCTCCAAGATGGATGCTGGAAACAACAGGATGGCGGAGTACCTGTTTGACAAGCACACCCTGGACAGCTAA
- the LOC130219036 gene encoding ferritin, middle subunit-like, with translation METCQIRQNYDSDCEALINKMINLELYAEYTYTSMAHYFKRDDVALPGFAKFFKKNSEEEREHAEKFMEFQNKRGGRIVLQDIKKPGRDVWDNGLTAMQCALQLEKSVNQALLDLHKVTSQKGDPHLCDYLETHYLDEQVEAIKKLGDHITNLSKMDAGNNRMAEYLFDKHTLDS, from the exons ATGGAGACTTGTCAGATCCGCCAGAACTACGACAGCGACTGCGAGGCTTTGATCAACAAGATGATCAATCTGGAGCTTTACGCTGAATACACCTACACCTCCATG GCTCACTACTTCAAACGGGACGATGTGGCTCTTCCTGGATTTGCCAAGTTCTTCAAGAAGAACAGCGAGGAGGAGCGCGAACATGCTGAGAAATTCATGGAGTTCCAGAACAAGAGAGGTGGACGCATTGTCCTTCAGGACATCAAG AAACCTGGTCGTGATGTGTGGGACAACGGGCTGACTGCTATGCAGTGTGCCCTTCAGCTGGAGAAGAGCGTCAACCAGGCTCTGTTGGACCTGCATAAAGTCACTTCTCAGAAGGGAGACCCTCAT CTGTGTGATTACCTGGAGACTCACTACCTGGATGAGCAGGTTGAGGCCATCAAGAAGCTTGGTGACCACATCACTAACCTCTCCAAGATGGATGCTGGAAACAACAGGATGGCGGAGTACCTGTTTGACAAGCACACCCTGGACAGCTAA
- the LOC130221266 gene encoding uncharacterized protein LOC130221266 produces MWVSLPPALVLDGHGRMCALLQRLQPPLAAPVCGSQGVERGREEAFAGARRWARGHAEDGVPGARLPEDAGPPRQTPEAARRALRLGQEGGYGPSEASESGSRVAVVAVHSTDGTRGVSAGVVLRGGTGTRRPGSRASLRRPPLQARNGAHTGPALRAPQAGGQGEVRPAPIRPPLSRVEEGGRGEEEQAGKVVSCPAGTIPRPRPRARAGPRARGGPRSPGGLRACGSLRSNKVPVPGPRPRLELSMVMALLCWAGGGCMSSRLTFDFRPRSADLLLAEFEGFQLGSEPTARLRNNVASKLARVKAFLGFMATGHADPETLSFLNQPARIRAWSALLGQTGMAEPTRQHYLKNVAQFLDYLSETPPASCRLSSTTLVLIRRELRALIRGIRRRVVVHEVRTKQAKEGRLISKATLLRCHRTAGRKIPALLDGLESSPDTRQQWRFYGYLTGYLTCITGHRCGVFQNLTIQEVQEASRSPDESAYVINITTHKTNRAFGAAQLSLNKEEYSWFRRFLQLRASLPGGSQASYFFFTSRPSPCRTLNKYFQSAWTSMGLPGKPTFTDVRTAIATHAKNSHSSEDRRKVAQFMCHDTSTSDKFYALHLGPLQAREHRRLFERALVEEEEEEEEEEAAGRERHSRKGRQRAESPGSPMEGTSRRTLPWPPSKGKRPLEATEDSESS; encoded by the exons atgtgggtctctctccctccagccttggtcttggacggtcatggccgaatgtgcgctctgcttcaacgtctacagccgcctctcgccgcacctgtctgcggttcacaaggtgtcgaacgcggacgagaagaggcttttgctggcgctcgccgctgggcgcgtggacatgcggaagacggcgtgcccggtgcccggctgccggaggacgccggcccgcctagacagacacctgaagcagcacgccgagctctccgtctcggccaggaaggaggctatgggccgagcgaggcgtcggaaagtggctcgagagttgcggtggttgcggtccactcaaccgacggtacccgtggtgtctcggctggcgtcgtcctccgaggaggaacgggaaccagacggcccggaagccgagcgtccctgcgccgacccccgctgcaggctcgcaacggagcgcatacaggcccagctctcagagctccgcaagcaggtggacaaggtgaggtccgcCCAGCTCCAATTcgcccgccgctatcgagagttgaggaggggggaagaggggaggaagagcaggcgggcaaggtcgtgtcctgccccgccggcaccatcccccgaccccgcccccgggcgagggccggcccccgggcgaggggcggcccgaggtctccgggcggcctccgggcctgtggaagcctacgatccaacaaagtacccgtacccggaccacgcccgcgccttgagttgagtatggttatggcacttctctgttgggctggtggtgggtgtatgtcgtctaggctgacttttgactttcgcccccgttctgcagacttgcttttggcagagttcgagggtttccaattggggagcgagcccaccgcccgtctgcggaataacgtggcctccaaactggcgagggtcaaggccttcctaggcttcatggcgacaggccacgcggacccagaaaccttgtccttcctcaaccaaccggcgcgcatccgagcctggtctgccctgctaggccaaacgggcatggccgagcccacgaggcagcactacctgaagaacgtggcgcagttcctggattatctctccgaaaccccgccggcctcctgccgcctctccagtaccaccctggtgctgattcgcagggagcttcgagctctcattcgcggcatacgccgccgcgtcgtggtgcacgaggttaggaccaagcaagccaaagaaggcagactcatctccaaagccacgCTGCTACGCTGCCATcggacggctgggagaaaaatacctgcccttctag acggcctcgagtccagcccagacaccaggcagcagtggcgcttctatggctacctgaccggctacctgacctgcatcacgggccatcgctgtggggtcttccagaacctgaccatccaggaggtccaagaggcttccagaagcccggacgagtccgcctatgtcataaac atcaccacgcacaagacaaaccgagccttcggcgcggctcagctgtctctcaacaaggaagaatacagctggttccggaggtttttgcagctgcgggctagcctccccggggggagccaggcctcctattttttttttacttccagacccagtccctgtcgaaccctgaacaaatattttcaatctgcatggaccagcatggggcttcccggcaagcccaccttcactgacgtccgaactgccatcgcgacccac gcaaagaattcacattcttccgaggatcgcaggaaggtggcccaattcatgtgccacgatacctcaacctcagacaagttctacgcgcttcacctaggccctctccaagcacgtgagcaccgcagactcttcgagagggccttggtggaggaggaggaggaggaggaggaggaggaggcagcgggcagagaacgccactcaaggaaggggcgccagagggcagagagtcccgggtcacccatg gagggaactagcaggaggacgctgccatggccgccttcgaaggggaaacgccccctcgaagcaaccgaagactctgaatcttcctaa
- the LOC130221268 gene encoding ferritin, middle subunit-like — translation METSQIRQNYDRDCEAAINKMINLELYAGYTYTSMAHYFKRDDVALPGFAKFFNKNSEEEREHAEKFMEFQNKRGGRIVLQDIKKPDRDVWGNGLIAMQCALQLEKNVNQALLDLHKLASEMGDPHLCDFLETHYLNEQVEAIKKLGDHITNLSKMDAGNNRMAEYLFDKHTLDS, via the exons ATGGAGACTTCTCAGATTCGCCAGAACTACGACCGCGACTGCGAGGCTGCGATCAACAAGATGATCAATCTGGAGCTTTACGCTGGATACACCTACACCTCCATG GCTCACTACTTCAAACGGGACGATGTGGCTCTTCCTGGATTTGCCAAGTTCTTCAATAAGAACAGTGAGGAGGAGCGTGAACATGCTGAGAAATTCATGGAGTTCCAGAACAAGAGAGGTGGACGCATTGTCCTTCAGGACATCAAG AAGCCTGATCGTGATGTGTGGGGAAATGGACTGATTGCTATGCAGTGTGCTCTTCAGCTGGAGAAGAACGTCAACCAGGCTCTGCTGGACCTGCATAAGCTTGCCAGTGAGATGGGAGACCCTCAT CTGTGTGATTTCCTGGAGACTCACTACCTGAATGAGCAGGTTGAGGCCATCAAGAAGCTTGGTGACCACATCACTAACCTCTCCAAGATGGATGCTGGAAACAACAGGATGGCGGAGTACCTGTTTGACAAGCACACCCTGGACAGCTAA